From one Eulemur rufifrons isolate Redbay chromosome 23, OSU_ERuf_1, whole genome shotgun sequence genomic stretch:
- the SLC12A4 gene encoding solute carrier family 12 member 4 isoform X4: protein MAAEGALCAFIYLEGSPQAVPEDTEPLSPCTLGHGNHRESSPFLCPLEASRGSDYYDRNLALFEEELDIRPKVSSLLGKLVSYTNLTQGAKEHEEAESGEGSRRRAAEAPSMGTLMGVYLPCLQNIFGVILFLRLTWMVGTAGVLQALLIVLICCCCTLLTAISMSAIATNGVVPAGGSYFMISRSLGPEFGGAVGLCFYLGTTFAAAMYILGAIEILLTYIAPPAAIFYPLGAHDTSSATLNNMRVYGTIFLTFMTLVVFVGVKYVNKFASLFLACVIISILSIYAGGIKSIFDPPVFPVCMLGNRTLSRDQFDICAKTAVVDNETVATRLWNFFCHSPNLTTESCDPYFLLNNVTEIPGIPGAAAGVLQENLWSAYLEKGEVVEKHGLPSTDALGLKESLSLYVVADIATSFTVLVGIFFPSVTGIMAGSNRSGDLRDAQKSIPVGTILAIITTSLVYFSSVVLFGACIEGVVLRDKYGDGVSRNLVVGTLAWPSPWVIVIGSFFSTCGAGLQSLTGAPRLLQAIAKDNIIPFLRVFGHGKANGEPTWALLLTALIAELGILIASLDMVAPILSMFFLMCYLFVNLACAVQTLLRTPNWRPRFKYYHWALSFLGMSLCLALMFVSSWYYALVAMLIAGMIYKYIEYQGAEKEWGDGIRGLSLSAARYALLRLEEGPPHTKNWRPQLLVLLKLDEDLHVKYPRLLTFASQLKAGKGLTIVGSVIQGSFLESYGEAQAAEQTIKNMMEIEKVKGFCQVVVASKVREGLAHLIQSCGLGGMRHNSVVLGWPYGWRQSEDPRAWKTFIDTVRCTTAAHLALLVPKNIAFYPSNHERYLEGHIDVWWIVHDGGMLMLLPFLLRQHKVWRKCRMRIFTVAQMDDNSIQMKKDLAVFLYHLRLEAEVEVVEMHNSDISAYTYERTLMMEQRSQMLRQMRLTKTEQEREAQLVKDRHSALRLDSLYSDEEDESAAGTEKIQMTWTRDKYMTEPWDPSHAPDNFRELVHIKPDQSNVRRMHTAVKLNEVIVTRSHDARLVLLNMPGPPKNSEGDENYMEFLEVLTEGLERVLLVRGGGREVITIYS from the exons ATGGCAGCAGAAGGTGCTCTGTGCGCCTTCATCTATCTGGAAGGCAGCCCCCAGGCGGTCCCTGAGGACACTGAACCCTTGTCGCCCTGCACACTGG GACATGGCAACCACAGAGAAAGCAGCCCTTTTCTTTGCCCCTTGGAGGCTTCCAGAGGAAGTGACTACTATGACAGGAACCTGGCACTGTTTGAG GAAGAGCTGGACATCCGCCCAAAGGTGTCATCTCTCCTGGGCAAACTCGTCAGCTACACCAACCTCACCCAGGGTGCCAAGGAGCATGAGGAGGCTGAGAGCGGGGAGGGCTCCCGCCGGAGGGCAGCTGAG GCCCCCAGCATGGGCACCCTCATGGGGGTGTACCTTCCCTGCCTGCAGAATATCTTCGGGGTTATCCTGTTCCTGCGGCTGACCTGGATGGTGGGCACGGCTGGGGTGCTGCAGGCCCTCCTCATCGTGCTCATCTGCTGCTGCTGT ACCCTGCTGACAGCCATCTCCATGAGTGCCATCGCCACCAATGGTGTCGTTCCAG CTGGGGGCTCCTATTTCATGATTTCCCGCTCACTGGGGCCAGAATTTGGAGGCGCTGTGGGCCTGTGCTTCTACCTGGGAACGACGTTTGCAGCAGCCATGTACATTCTGGGGGCCATCGAGATCTTGCTG ACCTACATTGCCCCCCCGGCTGCCATTTTTTACCCATTGGGTGCTCATGACACGTCGAGTGCCACCTTGAACAATATGCGGGTGTATGGGACCATTTTCCTGACCTTCATGACCCTGGTGGTGTTTGTCGGCGTCAAGTATGTTAACAAATTTGCCTCACTCTTCCTGGCCTGTGTGATCATCTCCATCCTTTCCATCTACGCTGGGGGCATCAAGTCTATTTTTGACCCTCCTGTGTTTCC GGTATGCATGTTGGGCAACAGGACCCTCTCCCGGGACCAGTTTGACATCTGTGCCAAGACAGCCGTGGTGGACAATGAGACAGTGGCCACCCGGCTATGGAATTTCTTCTGCCACAGCCCCAACCTTACTACTGAATCCTGTGACCCGTACTTTCTGCTCAACAATGTGACCGAGATCCCTGGCATCCCCGGGGCAGCTGCCGGTGTGCTCCAGG AAAACCTGTGGAGCGCCTACCTGGAGAAGGGCGAGGTGGTGGAGAAGCACGGGCTGCCCTCCACAGACGCCCTTGGCCTGAAGGAGAGCCTGTCCCTGTATGTGGTGGCTGACATCGCCACGTCCTTCACTGTGCTGGTTGGCATCTTCTTCCCCTCAGTAACAG GCATCATGGCTGGCTCAAACCGTTCTGGGGACCTCCGCGACGCCCAGAAGTCCATCCCGGTGGGGACCATTCTGGCCATCATTACAACCTCCCTCGTGT ACTTCAGCAGTGTGGTTCTCTTTGGCGCCTGCATCGAGGGTGTGGTTCTCCGGGACAA GTATGGTGACGGCGTCAGCAGGAACCTGGTGGTGGGCACGTTGGCCTGGCCTTCGCCCTGGGTCATTGTCATCGGCTCCTTCTTTTCAACCTGTGGCGCTGGCCTCCAGAGCCTCACTGGGGCACCACGCCTCTTGCAGGCCATTGCCAAGGACAACATCATCCCCTTCCTCCGG GTGTTTGGCCACGGGAAGGCGAATGGTGAACCCACGTGGGCACTCCTCCTGACCGCACTCATCGCTGAGCTGGGCATCCTTATCGCCTCCCTCGACATGGTGGCCCCCATTCTGTCCAt GTTCTTTCTCATGTGCTACCTGTTTGTGAACCTGGCCTGTGCCGTGCAGACGCTGCTGAGGACCCCCAACTGGCGGCCCCGGTTCAAGTACTATCACTG GGCGCTGTCTTTCCTGGGCATGAGCCTCTGCCTGGCCCTCATGTTTGTCTCCTCCTGGTACTATGCTCTGGTCGCCATGCTCATCGCGGGCATGATCTACAAGTACATCGAGTACCAAGG GGCTGAGAAGGAGTGGGGTGACGGGATCCGAGGCCTGTCCCTGAGCGCCGCCCGCTATGCACTGCTGCGGCTAGAGGAGGGGCCCCCTCACACGAAGAACTGGCG GCCTCAGCTCCTGGTGCTGCTGAAGCTAGATGAGGACCTTCACGTGAAGTACCCACGGCTGCTCACCTTTGCCTCCCAGCTTAAGGCCGGCAAAGGCCTGACGATTGTTGGTTCTGTCATCCAGGGCAGCTTCCTGGAGAGCTACGGCGAGGCCCAGGCCGCTGAGCAG ACGATCAAGAACATGATGGAGATCGAGAAAGTGAAAGGCTTCTGCCAGGTAGTGGTGGCCAGCAAGGTGCGTGAGGGCCTGGCTCACCTCATCCAGTCTTGCGGCCTGGGCGGCATGAGGCACAACTCCGTGGTGCTGGGTTGGCCCTATGGCTGGCGACAGAGTGAGGACCCACGTGCCTGGAAGACCTTTATTG ACACTGTGCGGTGCACTACAGCTGCCCACCTGGCCCTGCTCGTGCCCAAGAACATCGCCTTCTACCCCAGCAACCACGAGCGCTACCTGGAGGGCCACATCGACGTGTGGTGGATCGTGCACGACGGCGGCATGCTCATGCTTCTGCCTTTCCTGCTGCGCCAGCACAAG GTTTGGAGGAAGTGCCGCATGCGCATCTTCACAGTGGCCCAGATGGACGACAACAGCATCCAGATGAAGAAGGACCTGGCCGTCTTCCTGTACCATCTCCGCCTTgaggcagaggtggaggtggtggagatg CACAATAGCGACATCTCCGCATATACCTACGAGCGGACCCTGATGATGGAACAGCGGTCCCAGATGCTGCGGCAGATGCGGCTGACCAAGACTGAGCAGGAGCGAGAA GCCCAGCTAGTCAAGGACCGGCACTCGGCCCTGCGGCTAGACAGCCTGTACTCGGATGAGGAAGACGAGTCTGCAGCAGGGACCGAGAAGATCCAGATGACATGGACCCGGGACAAGTACATGACTGAGCCTTGGGACCCCAGCCATGCCCCTGACAACTTCCGGGAGCTGGTGCACATTAAGCC AGACCAATCCAATGTGCGGCGCATGCACACTGCTGTGAAGCTCAATGAAGTCATTGTCACACGCTCCCACGATGCCCGCCTGGTCCTACTGAACATGCCCGGCCCACCCAAGAACAGCGAGGGGGACGAGAACT ACATGGAGTTCCTTGAGGTGCTGACCGAGGGCCTTGAGCGGGTGCTGTTGGTGCGTGGTGGTGGCCGTGAAGTCATCACCATCTACTCCTGA
- the SLC12A4 gene encoding solute carrier family 12 member 4 isoform X5, which translates to MPHFTVVPVDGPRRGDYDNLEGLSWVDYGERAEREDSDGHGNHRESSPFLCPLEASRGSDYYDRNLALFEEELDIRPKVSSLLGKLVSYTNLTQGAKEHEEAESGEGSRRRAAEAPSMGTLMGVYLPCLQNIFGVILFLRLTWMVGTAGVLQALLIVLICCCCTLLTAISMSAIATNGVVPAGGSYFMISRSLGPEFGGAVGLCFYLGTTFAAAMYILGAIEILLTYIAPPAAIFYPLGAHDTSSATLNNMRVYGTIFLTFMTLVVFVGVKYVNKFASLFLACVIISILSIYAGGIKSIFDPPVFPVCMLGNRTLSRDQFDICAKTAVVDNETVATRLWNFFCHSPNLTTESCDPYFLLNNVTEIPGIPGAAAGVLQENLWSAYLEKGEVVEKHGLPSTDALGLKESLSLYVVADIATSFTVLVGIFFPSVTGIMAGSNRSGDLRDAQKSIPVGTILAIITTSLVYFSSVVLFGACIEGVVLRDKYGDGVSRNLVVGTLAWPSPWVIVIGSFFSTCGAGLQSLTGAPRLLQAIAKDNIIPFLRVFGHGKANGEPTWALLLTALIAELGILIASLDMVAPILSMFFLMCYLFVNLACAVQTLLRTPNWRPRFKYYHWALSFLGMSLCLALMFVSSWYYALVAMLIAGMIYKYIEYQGAEKEWGDGIRGLSLSAARYALLRLEEGPPHTKNWRPQLLVLLKLDEDLHVKYPRLLTFASQLKAGKGLTIVGSVIQGSFLESYGEAQAAEQTIKNMMEIEKVKGFCQVVVASKVREGLAHLIQSCGLGGMRHNSVVLGWPYGWRQSEDPRAWKTFIDTVRCTTAAHLALLVPKNIAFYPSNHERYLEGHIDVWWIVHDGGMLMLLPFLLRQHKVWRKCRMRIFTVAQMDDNSIQMKKDLAVFLYHLRLEAEHNSDISAYTYERTLMMEQRSQMLRQMRLTKTEQEREAQLVKDRHSALRLDSLYSDEEDESAAGTEKIQMTWTRDKYMTEPWDPSHAPDNFRELVHIKPDQSNVRRMHTAVKLNEVIVTRSHDARLVLLNMPGPPKNSEGDENYMEFLEVLTEGLERVLLVRGGGREVITIYS; encoded by the exons GACATGGCAACCACAGAGAAAGCAGCCCTTTTCTTTGCCCCTTGGAGGCTTCCAGAGGAAGTGACTACTATGACAGGAACCTGGCACTGTTTGAG GAAGAGCTGGACATCCGCCCAAAGGTGTCATCTCTCCTGGGCAAACTCGTCAGCTACACCAACCTCACCCAGGGTGCCAAGGAGCATGAGGAGGCTGAGAGCGGGGAGGGCTCCCGCCGGAGGGCAGCTGAG GCCCCCAGCATGGGCACCCTCATGGGGGTGTACCTTCCCTGCCTGCAGAATATCTTCGGGGTTATCCTGTTCCTGCGGCTGACCTGGATGGTGGGCACGGCTGGGGTGCTGCAGGCCCTCCTCATCGTGCTCATCTGCTGCTGCTGT ACCCTGCTGACAGCCATCTCCATGAGTGCCATCGCCACCAATGGTGTCGTTCCAG CTGGGGGCTCCTATTTCATGATTTCCCGCTCACTGGGGCCAGAATTTGGAGGCGCTGTGGGCCTGTGCTTCTACCTGGGAACGACGTTTGCAGCAGCCATGTACATTCTGGGGGCCATCGAGATCTTGCTG ACCTACATTGCCCCCCCGGCTGCCATTTTTTACCCATTGGGTGCTCATGACACGTCGAGTGCCACCTTGAACAATATGCGGGTGTATGGGACCATTTTCCTGACCTTCATGACCCTGGTGGTGTTTGTCGGCGTCAAGTATGTTAACAAATTTGCCTCACTCTTCCTGGCCTGTGTGATCATCTCCATCCTTTCCATCTACGCTGGGGGCATCAAGTCTATTTTTGACCCTCCTGTGTTTCC GGTATGCATGTTGGGCAACAGGACCCTCTCCCGGGACCAGTTTGACATCTGTGCCAAGACAGCCGTGGTGGACAATGAGACAGTGGCCACCCGGCTATGGAATTTCTTCTGCCACAGCCCCAACCTTACTACTGAATCCTGTGACCCGTACTTTCTGCTCAACAATGTGACCGAGATCCCTGGCATCCCCGGGGCAGCTGCCGGTGTGCTCCAGG AAAACCTGTGGAGCGCCTACCTGGAGAAGGGCGAGGTGGTGGAGAAGCACGGGCTGCCCTCCACAGACGCCCTTGGCCTGAAGGAGAGCCTGTCCCTGTATGTGGTGGCTGACATCGCCACGTCCTTCACTGTGCTGGTTGGCATCTTCTTCCCCTCAGTAACAG GCATCATGGCTGGCTCAAACCGTTCTGGGGACCTCCGCGACGCCCAGAAGTCCATCCCGGTGGGGACCATTCTGGCCATCATTACAACCTCCCTCGTGT ACTTCAGCAGTGTGGTTCTCTTTGGCGCCTGCATCGAGGGTGTGGTTCTCCGGGACAA GTATGGTGACGGCGTCAGCAGGAACCTGGTGGTGGGCACGTTGGCCTGGCCTTCGCCCTGGGTCATTGTCATCGGCTCCTTCTTTTCAACCTGTGGCGCTGGCCTCCAGAGCCTCACTGGGGCACCACGCCTCTTGCAGGCCATTGCCAAGGACAACATCATCCCCTTCCTCCGG GTGTTTGGCCACGGGAAGGCGAATGGTGAACCCACGTGGGCACTCCTCCTGACCGCACTCATCGCTGAGCTGGGCATCCTTATCGCCTCCCTCGACATGGTGGCCCCCATTCTGTCCAt GTTCTTTCTCATGTGCTACCTGTTTGTGAACCTGGCCTGTGCCGTGCAGACGCTGCTGAGGACCCCCAACTGGCGGCCCCGGTTCAAGTACTATCACTG GGCGCTGTCTTTCCTGGGCATGAGCCTCTGCCTGGCCCTCATGTTTGTCTCCTCCTGGTACTATGCTCTGGTCGCCATGCTCATCGCGGGCATGATCTACAAGTACATCGAGTACCAAGG GGCTGAGAAGGAGTGGGGTGACGGGATCCGAGGCCTGTCCCTGAGCGCCGCCCGCTATGCACTGCTGCGGCTAGAGGAGGGGCCCCCTCACACGAAGAACTGGCG GCCTCAGCTCCTGGTGCTGCTGAAGCTAGATGAGGACCTTCACGTGAAGTACCCACGGCTGCTCACCTTTGCCTCCCAGCTTAAGGCCGGCAAAGGCCTGACGATTGTTGGTTCTGTCATCCAGGGCAGCTTCCTGGAGAGCTACGGCGAGGCCCAGGCCGCTGAGCAG ACGATCAAGAACATGATGGAGATCGAGAAAGTGAAAGGCTTCTGCCAGGTAGTGGTGGCCAGCAAGGTGCGTGAGGGCCTGGCTCACCTCATCCAGTCTTGCGGCCTGGGCGGCATGAGGCACAACTCCGTGGTGCTGGGTTGGCCCTATGGCTGGCGACAGAGTGAGGACCCACGTGCCTGGAAGACCTTTATTG ACACTGTGCGGTGCACTACAGCTGCCCACCTGGCCCTGCTCGTGCCCAAGAACATCGCCTTCTACCCCAGCAACCACGAGCGCTACCTGGAGGGCCACATCGACGTGTGGTGGATCGTGCACGACGGCGGCATGCTCATGCTTCTGCCTTTCCTGCTGCGCCAGCACAAG GTTTGGAGGAAGTGCCGCATGCGCATCTTCACAGTGGCCCAGATGGACGACAACAGCATCCAGATGAAGAAGGACCTGGCCGTCTTCCTGTACCATCTCCGCCTTgaggcagag CACAATAGCGACATCTCCGCATATACCTACGAGCGGACCCTGATGATGGAACAGCGGTCCCAGATGCTGCGGCAGATGCGGCTGACCAAGACTGAGCAGGAGCGAGAA GCCCAGCTAGTCAAGGACCGGCACTCGGCCCTGCGGCTAGACAGCCTGTACTCGGATGAGGAAGACGAGTCTGCAGCAGGGACCGAGAAGATCCAGATGACATGGACCCGGGACAAGTACATGACTGAGCCTTGGGACCCCAGCCATGCCCCTGACAACTTCCGGGAGCTGGTGCACATTAAGCC AGACCAATCCAATGTGCGGCGCATGCACACTGCTGTGAAGCTCAATGAAGTCATTGTCACACGCTCCCACGATGCCCGCCTGGTCCTACTGAACATGCCCGGCCCACCCAAGAACAGCGAGGGGGACGAGAACT ACATGGAGTTCCTTGAGGTGCTGACCGAGGGCCTTGAGCGGGTGCTGTTGGTGCGTGGTGGTGGCCGTGAAGTCATCACCATCTACTCCTGA
- the SLC12A4 gene encoding solute carrier family 12 member 4 isoform X2, whose translation MPHFTVVPVDGPRRGDYDNLEGLSWVDYGERAEREDSDGHGNHRESSPFLCPLEASRGSDYYDRNLALFEEELDIRPKVSSLLGKLVSYTNLTQGAKEHEEAESGEGSRRRAAEAPSMGTLMGVYLPCLQNIFGVILFLRLTWMVGTAGVLQALLIVLICCCCTLLTAISMSAIATNGVVPAGGSYFMISRSLGPEFGGAVGLCFYLGTTFAAAMYILGAIEILLTYIAPPAAIFYPLGAHDTSSATLNNMRVYGTIFLTFMTLVVFVGVKYVNKFASLFLACVIISILSIYAGGIKSIFDPPVFPVCMLGNRTLSRDQFDICAKTAVVDNETVATRLWNFFCHSPNLTTESCDPYFLLNNVTEIPGIPGAAAGVLQENLWSAYLEKGEVVEKHGLPSTDALGLKESLSLYVVADIATSFTVLVGIFFPSVTGIMAGSNRSGDLRDAQKSIPVGTILAIITTSLVYFSSVVLFGACIEGVVLRDKYGDGVSRNLVVGTLAWPSPWVIVIGSFFSTCGAGLQSLTGAPRLLQAIAKDNIIPFLRVFGHGKANGEPTWALLLTALIAELGILIASLDMVAPILSMFFLMCYLFVNLACAVQTLLRTPNWRPRFKYYHWALSFLGMSLCLALMFVSSWYYALVAMLIAGMIYKYIEYQGAEKEWGDGIRGLSLSAARYALLRLEEGPPHTKNWRPQLLVLLKLDEDLHVKYPRLLTFASQLKAGKGLTIVGSVIQGSFLESYGEAQAAEQTIKNMMEIEKVKGFCQVVVASKVREGLAHLIQSCGLGGMRHNSVVLGWPYGWRQSEDPRAWKTFIDTVRCTTAAHLALLVPKNIAFYPSNHERYLEGHIDVWWIVHDGGMLMLLPFLLRQHKVWRKCRMRIFTVAQMDDNSIQMKKDLAVFLYHLRLEAEVEVVEMHNSDISAYTYERTLMMEQRSQMLRQMRLTKTEQEREAQLVKDRHSALRLDSLYSDEEDESAAGTEKIQMTWTRDKYMTEPWDPSHAPDNFRELVHIKPDQSNVRRMHTAVKLNEVIVTRSHDARLVLLNMPGPPKNSEGDENYMEFLEVLTEGLERVLLVRGGGREVITIYS comes from the exons GACATGGCAACCACAGAGAAAGCAGCCCTTTTCTTTGCCCCTTGGAGGCTTCCAGAGGAAGTGACTACTATGACAGGAACCTGGCACTGTTTGAG GAAGAGCTGGACATCCGCCCAAAGGTGTCATCTCTCCTGGGCAAACTCGTCAGCTACACCAACCTCACCCAGGGTGCCAAGGAGCATGAGGAGGCTGAGAGCGGGGAGGGCTCCCGCCGGAGGGCAGCTGAG GCCCCCAGCATGGGCACCCTCATGGGGGTGTACCTTCCCTGCCTGCAGAATATCTTCGGGGTTATCCTGTTCCTGCGGCTGACCTGGATGGTGGGCACGGCTGGGGTGCTGCAGGCCCTCCTCATCGTGCTCATCTGCTGCTGCTGT ACCCTGCTGACAGCCATCTCCATGAGTGCCATCGCCACCAATGGTGTCGTTCCAG CTGGGGGCTCCTATTTCATGATTTCCCGCTCACTGGGGCCAGAATTTGGAGGCGCTGTGGGCCTGTGCTTCTACCTGGGAACGACGTTTGCAGCAGCCATGTACATTCTGGGGGCCATCGAGATCTTGCTG ACCTACATTGCCCCCCCGGCTGCCATTTTTTACCCATTGGGTGCTCATGACACGTCGAGTGCCACCTTGAACAATATGCGGGTGTATGGGACCATTTTCCTGACCTTCATGACCCTGGTGGTGTTTGTCGGCGTCAAGTATGTTAACAAATTTGCCTCACTCTTCCTGGCCTGTGTGATCATCTCCATCCTTTCCATCTACGCTGGGGGCATCAAGTCTATTTTTGACCCTCCTGTGTTTCC GGTATGCATGTTGGGCAACAGGACCCTCTCCCGGGACCAGTTTGACATCTGTGCCAAGACAGCCGTGGTGGACAATGAGACAGTGGCCACCCGGCTATGGAATTTCTTCTGCCACAGCCCCAACCTTACTACTGAATCCTGTGACCCGTACTTTCTGCTCAACAATGTGACCGAGATCCCTGGCATCCCCGGGGCAGCTGCCGGTGTGCTCCAGG AAAACCTGTGGAGCGCCTACCTGGAGAAGGGCGAGGTGGTGGAGAAGCACGGGCTGCCCTCCACAGACGCCCTTGGCCTGAAGGAGAGCCTGTCCCTGTATGTGGTGGCTGACATCGCCACGTCCTTCACTGTGCTGGTTGGCATCTTCTTCCCCTCAGTAACAG GCATCATGGCTGGCTCAAACCGTTCTGGGGACCTCCGCGACGCCCAGAAGTCCATCCCGGTGGGGACCATTCTGGCCATCATTACAACCTCCCTCGTGT ACTTCAGCAGTGTGGTTCTCTTTGGCGCCTGCATCGAGGGTGTGGTTCTCCGGGACAA GTATGGTGACGGCGTCAGCAGGAACCTGGTGGTGGGCACGTTGGCCTGGCCTTCGCCCTGGGTCATTGTCATCGGCTCCTTCTTTTCAACCTGTGGCGCTGGCCTCCAGAGCCTCACTGGGGCACCACGCCTCTTGCAGGCCATTGCCAAGGACAACATCATCCCCTTCCTCCGG GTGTTTGGCCACGGGAAGGCGAATGGTGAACCCACGTGGGCACTCCTCCTGACCGCACTCATCGCTGAGCTGGGCATCCTTATCGCCTCCCTCGACATGGTGGCCCCCATTCTGTCCAt GTTCTTTCTCATGTGCTACCTGTTTGTGAACCTGGCCTGTGCCGTGCAGACGCTGCTGAGGACCCCCAACTGGCGGCCCCGGTTCAAGTACTATCACTG GGCGCTGTCTTTCCTGGGCATGAGCCTCTGCCTGGCCCTCATGTTTGTCTCCTCCTGGTACTATGCTCTGGTCGCCATGCTCATCGCGGGCATGATCTACAAGTACATCGAGTACCAAGG GGCTGAGAAGGAGTGGGGTGACGGGATCCGAGGCCTGTCCCTGAGCGCCGCCCGCTATGCACTGCTGCGGCTAGAGGAGGGGCCCCCTCACACGAAGAACTGGCG GCCTCAGCTCCTGGTGCTGCTGAAGCTAGATGAGGACCTTCACGTGAAGTACCCACGGCTGCTCACCTTTGCCTCCCAGCTTAAGGCCGGCAAAGGCCTGACGATTGTTGGTTCTGTCATCCAGGGCAGCTTCCTGGAGAGCTACGGCGAGGCCCAGGCCGCTGAGCAG ACGATCAAGAACATGATGGAGATCGAGAAAGTGAAAGGCTTCTGCCAGGTAGTGGTGGCCAGCAAGGTGCGTGAGGGCCTGGCTCACCTCATCCAGTCTTGCGGCCTGGGCGGCATGAGGCACAACTCCGTGGTGCTGGGTTGGCCCTATGGCTGGCGACAGAGTGAGGACCCACGTGCCTGGAAGACCTTTATTG ACACTGTGCGGTGCACTACAGCTGCCCACCTGGCCCTGCTCGTGCCCAAGAACATCGCCTTCTACCCCAGCAACCACGAGCGCTACCTGGAGGGCCACATCGACGTGTGGTGGATCGTGCACGACGGCGGCATGCTCATGCTTCTGCCTTTCCTGCTGCGCCAGCACAAG GTTTGGAGGAAGTGCCGCATGCGCATCTTCACAGTGGCCCAGATGGACGACAACAGCATCCAGATGAAGAAGGACCTGGCCGTCTTCCTGTACCATCTCCGCCTTgaggcagaggtggaggtggtggagatg CACAATAGCGACATCTCCGCATATACCTACGAGCGGACCCTGATGATGGAACAGCGGTCCCAGATGCTGCGGCAGATGCGGCTGACCAAGACTGAGCAGGAGCGAGAA GCCCAGCTAGTCAAGGACCGGCACTCGGCCCTGCGGCTAGACAGCCTGTACTCGGATGAGGAAGACGAGTCTGCAGCAGGGACCGAGAAGATCCAGATGACATGGACCCGGGACAAGTACATGACTGAGCCTTGGGACCCCAGCCATGCCCCTGACAACTTCCGGGAGCTGGTGCACATTAAGCC AGACCAATCCAATGTGCGGCGCATGCACACTGCTGTGAAGCTCAATGAAGTCATTGTCACACGCTCCCACGATGCCCGCCTGGTCCTACTGAACATGCCCGGCCCACCCAAGAACAGCGAGGGGGACGAGAACT ACATGGAGTTCCTTGAGGTGCTGACCGAGGGCCTTGAGCGGGTGCTGTTGGTGCGTGGTGGTGGCCGTGAAGTCATCACCATCTACTCCTGA